The following are from one region of the Synechococcus sp. CBW1108 genome:
- the lysA gene encoding diaminopimelate decarboxylase: protein MVTSREPLAQPLPFEVDQDLSSPNRNLTPLSTRLDEQGRLSLGNCTLSDLARRYGTPLYVLDETTLRATCRAYREALARHYPGEALALYASKANSSLAITALVAAEGLGLDAVSAGELLTAFQGGMAGERIVLHGNNKSREELALAVAHGVTVVADNWRDLELLAELAPDFPGPARLMLRFTPGIECHTHEYIRTGHLDSKFGFDPDQLEAVMRHLTTCPWARLTGLHAHIGSQIFELQPHRDVAAVLADALALARSLGHPVEDLNVGGGLGIRYVASDDPPSIDAWVRTVAEAVVEACRERGLVLPRLLCEPGRSLVATAGVTLYEVGSRKPIPGLRTYLSVDGGMSDNPRPITYQSQYTALLADRPMAEPNETVTVAGKHCESGDVLLKDLALPPATAGDVLVVFATGAYNASMGSNYNRIPRPATVLVAEGSAELVQRREQPEDLLRYDVLPSRLRYLG, encoded by the coding sequence ATGGTGACCTCCCGTGAGCCCCTCGCGCAGCCGCTGCCGTTTGAGGTTGACCAAGACCTATCCAGCCCCAACCGCAACCTCACCCCCCTGAGCACCCGACTGGACGAGCAGGGGCGCCTGAGCCTGGGGAACTGCACCCTCAGCGACCTGGCCCGCCGATACGGCACTCCCCTCTACGTGCTCGACGAGACCACCCTGCGGGCCACCTGCCGGGCCTATCGCGAAGCCCTGGCCAGGCACTATCCGGGCGAAGCTCTGGCCCTGTACGCCTCCAAAGCCAACAGCTCCCTGGCGATCACGGCCCTGGTGGCCGCCGAGGGATTGGGGCTCGACGCGGTCTCGGCTGGAGAACTGCTGACCGCTTTCCAGGGGGGCATGGCAGGCGAGCGGATCGTGCTGCACGGCAACAACAAGAGTCGCGAGGAGCTGGCCCTGGCCGTGGCCCACGGGGTCACCGTGGTGGCGGACAACTGGCGGGACCTGGAGCTGCTGGCTGAGCTGGCACCGGACTTCCCTGGGCCGGCGCGACTGATGCTGCGCTTTACGCCCGGCATCGAATGTCACACCCATGAGTACATCCGCACGGGACACCTCGACAGCAAGTTTGGCTTCGATCCCGACCAGCTCGAGGCGGTGATGCGGCATCTGACGACCTGCCCCTGGGCCCGTCTCACCGGGCTGCACGCCCACATCGGCTCCCAGATCTTCGAACTGCAGCCCCACCGCGATGTGGCCGCGGTGCTGGCCGACGCCCTGGCCCTGGCCCGATCCCTCGGCCATCCCGTGGAGGATCTCAACGTGGGCGGGGGCCTCGGGATCCGCTACGTGGCCAGCGACGATCCCCCTTCAATCGATGCCTGGGTGCGCACGGTGGCAGAAGCGGTGGTGGAGGCCTGCCGGGAGAGGGGGCTCGTTCTGCCGCGGCTGCTCTGCGAACCCGGCCGCTCCCTGGTGGCAACGGCGGGGGTCACCCTCTACGAGGTGGGCAGCCGCAAACCCATCCCAGGCCTGCGTACCTACCTCTCCGTAGATGGCGGCATGAGTGACAACCCCAGGCCGATCACCTATCAGTCTCAGTACACAGCCCTGTTGGCCGATCGCCCCATGGCCGAGCCCAACGAAACCGTCACCGTGGCCGGCAAGCACTGCGAATCCGGCGACGTGCTGCTCAAGGACCTGGCCCTGCCCCCTGCCACCGCTGGGGATGTGTTGGTGGTATTCGCCACCGGTGCCTACAATGCCTCGATGGGCTCCAACTACAACCGCATCCCCCGGCCGGCGACCGTGCTGGTTGCGGAGGGATCTGCCGAACTGGTTCAGCGTCGCGAGCAGCCGGAAGACCTACTGCGCTACGACGTTCTGCCATCCCGACTCCGCTACCTAGGCTGA
- a CDS encoding diadenylate cyclase, whose translation MLRLIDPRLPLDLLFATSLGVLVLGRITEARTLWLLRGYLLLVALAWVVQRYANLPLTSKLVEALVLACSLALAILWQGELRRLMELLGTGRLGVLFDNRSSDQLGSGSVAILSEAAGRLSQARRGGLIVVDLGCDLRPEDFLNPGIDLDAKLTVDLLLNLFAADTPLHDGAVLVKANRIVAAGVILPLSRQGINRYGTRHLAALGLTERFNQCLAIVVSEETGTLSLASQGRLERPITSSRLHDLLSKALALPAGRTVTKDTPEFRG comes from the coding sequence TTGCTTCGCCTCATCGATCCGCGCCTGCCCCTGGATCTGCTGTTTGCAACCAGCCTGGGGGTCCTGGTGCTGGGCCGGATCACCGAGGCCCGCACCCTCTGGCTGCTGCGCGGCTATCTGCTGCTGGTGGCCCTGGCCTGGGTCGTGCAGAGATACGCCAATCTGCCCCTCACCAGTAAATTGGTGGAGGCGTTGGTGCTGGCCTGCAGCCTTGCCCTGGCGATTCTCTGGCAGGGAGAGCTGCGGCGCTTGATGGAGCTGCTCGGCACCGGCAGGCTCGGGGTGTTGTTTGACAACCGCAGCAGCGACCAGCTGGGCTCAGGTTCGGTGGCCATACTCAGCGAGGCGGCAGGGCGCCTGTCCCAGGCCCGTCGCGGCGGCCTGATCGTGGTGGACCTGGGCTGTGATCTGCGGCCCGAGGATTTTCTCAACCCCGGCATTGATCTCGATGCCAAGTTGACCGTGGACCTGCTGCTCAACCTGTTTGCCGCCGACACGCCGCTCCACGATGGGGCCGTGCTGGTGAAGGCCAACCGGATTGTGGCCGCCGGAGTGATCCTGCCCCTCTCACGCCAGGGGATCAATCGTTACGGCACTCGCCACCTGGCGGCCCTGGGGCTTACCGAGCGCTTTAACCAGTGTCTGGCCATCGTGGTGTCCGAGGAAACGGGCACCCTTTCCCTGGCGAGCCAGGGCCGGCTGGAGAGGCCAATCACCAGCAGTCGCCTCCACGATCTGCTCAGCAAGGCCCTGGCCTTGCCTGCGGGTCGTACCGTGACCAAGGACACGCCGGAATTCCGCGGATGA
- a CDS encoding isoprenyl transferase, protein MSRALATDTVTAAQAGLSDLDGARLPRHVAVIMDGNGRWAKQRNLPRVMGHREGVEALKRTLRLCSDLGIGALTAYAFSTENWSRPGEEVSFLMTLFERVLARELHALEQEQVRIRFLGDLEPLPPGLQRLIADATERTAANSGIHFNVCTNYGGRAELVRAARRLAQRCADGDLDPAAIDEQAFTAELHTAGERDPDLLIRTSGELRISNFLLWQLAYAEIHITDVLWPDFDEPALLGALLDFQGRQRRFGGVDPC, encoded by the coding sequence ATGAGTCGCGCCTTGGCGACCGACACTGTGACTGCCGCCCAGGCCGGGCTGTCTGACCTGGATGGGGCCAGGCTGCCGCGCCACGTGGCCGTGATCATGGACGGCAACGGGCGTTGGGCCAAGCAGCGCAACCTGCCCAGGGTGATGGGCCACCGCGAGGGCGTCGAGGCACTTAAACGCACCCTGCGGCTCTGCAGCGACCTGGGCATCGGTGCCCTCACCGCCTACGCCTTCTCCACCGAAAACTGGAGCCGCCCGGGAGAGGAGGTGAGCTTCCTGATGACCCTGTTTGAGCGGGTCCTGGCCAGGGAGCTGCACGCCCTGGAGCAGGAGCAGGTGCGCATTCGTTTTCTTGGCGATCTCGAGCCCCTACCCCCGGGCTTGCAGCGCCTGATCGCCGACGCCACCGAGCGCACCGCCGCCAACTCCGGCATCCACTTCAACGTCTGCACCAATTACGGCGGCAGGGCCGAGTTGGTACGAGCTGCCAGACGACTGGCCCAGCGCTGCGCCGATGGCGACCTCGATCCGGCCGCCATCGACGAGCAGGCCTTCACCGCTGAGCTCCATACCGCCGGCGAACGGGATCCCGACCTGCTGATTCGCACCAGCGGCGAGCTGCGCATCAGCAACTTCCTGCTCTGGCAGCTGGCCTACGCCGAAATCCACATCACCGATGTGCTCTGGCCGGATTTCGACGAGCCGGCCCTGCTGGGCGCCCTGCTCGACTTCCAGGGCCGCCAGCGCCGCTTCGGCGGAGTCGATCCCTGCTGA